ACTACGAGCCAGTCAGATTCCTATATTGATTCTATGATATAGACCGTCGCGATGTCACGTTACGCATATCCTGTGAATGCTGCCGAAGCGTGGATTCGCTCGACTAAAGTACGAGTTGTCTCAGCCCTGACAGGGCTGCCTTTTCGGCAGCTGGCGCTATTGGGTGAGTGTCGATGAAATACAGTGACTATATTCAGTTTACTGATCAGCTTCCTTAGCAATATGTCACTTTGCTGAGACCGGTATGTAATGCCCCGGATAATAGTTCCGAATATGTGACCAATGACGTGTGGAGTGGAACTGACGTTCTATCAACAGTCGTACTCACCTCCATCGTCCCGTATATGGTATGCTAGCTCAGCCTAGATCTCCTTGCATGACCTCTGCGCTTCACAGAGATTTGACTAATAACTTCTCGCACAGCCCGACATGCTCGAACATGCCGGTGTACCAAAGAGCGATGTGGCTAAGTGGGTTGGCTTCACCACTACGATCACCGCTACCTGTGCGGGCCTGATGGGCGTGATATGGGGTATGGCTTCCGATTCCATGGGTCGAAAACGGGTTATCCTGCTTGAACTGAACCTCATGCTGGTATTTGTCTTCCTGTTTGGCTTCTCACAACACCTCGCCCTCCTGGTGCTGTTCCGCGCTTTGATCGGTCTCGTGAGTGGTAGCGTCGGTATTATGCGCACCATGATCGCAGAGTTGGTCCCTGAGAAGCTGCTCCAGCCATATGCATTCAGCATCCTACCGACTGTCGAGACAATTGGGTCCGGGTTCGGCCCCGCTATAGGAGGACTCTTGGCTCGTCCAGCAGAGCATTATCCTGGCATCTTCGGCAGGATTGGACTCTTTAAGATGTTTCCCTTTGCCTTGTCTAGTGTTGCTTCCAGCTGCGTTGTAGCTTTCGCTATTACGAtggcatcttcttcccttcgTGTACGATTCACCTTTCGTTAAGGAAGCCCAGGTTGCTCTAACAGCTGTATAGGAAACGCAACCCGGGCGGAAAGACTCCCCTGACGATGGGTTGATGATCGGAAAGATTCTGAGTAGCGTGTGGGCATTGCGAAAGAGAAAGGCCGACATCCGACCGGAAGTCGTTGATGAGACAACAGCTCTACTCGGTGACACAATAGAAGATGTAGAAGAGGTTTTGGAGCAAAGAGCAGCTGAACTCGTGGGCCGTTGGAAAAGTGTTATCTCGCCACAGCCTATTCTCCTGGTGCTGATATCAGGTGTGATGAGCATGCATACCGTGGCTTTCGATTCATTGTTCCCGGTACTCTTGCACCTCCCTAAACAACATCTAAAGGGCAATCCAGATGTTCACCTGCCATTCAAATTCAGCAGTGGACTCGGGCTAGGTAAGCTAACTACCTTCGGCATTATTGCCATTTTACTAACAATTATCTGTTCCACGTAGAAACAAATGAGATGGGTCTCTTCTATTCAATCGTCGGTGTATCCAGCATGGTAGTCCAGCTCGTCATCTTCCCATGGGCGGCCAGAAAGTACGGAATTCTCCAATGTCTGAAACTGGCTTGTACCGTCTTCCCTATCATGTACCTCGTGGTCCCATTTGTACCTCTTCTCCCACAACCCCTCTCCAGTGTGGCAGTAGTTGCAGTGTTGGTTCTCAAGATGGCAGGGGCCGCCTTTGTTTTCCCATGCTGCACAATTTTAATCAGTGAGGTAGCGGGAGCCATCGGCATGCTAGCAACGGTGAATGGAATCGCTACTAGCATTATCGCCTTTGGACAGGCTCTTGGACCGGGAGTTATGGGACCTACATTCTCGTTTGGTGTCAAACTGGGCTACACGATTCTTCCTTGGTGGCTACTGGCTGGGTTCGCGTTTTTGAGTTCGCTTCCAGTTGCTTGGATTAAAGAGGTGGATATTAAACTTCCCGAGGAGGGTCTTCTTCCTAATGAGGAAGAGCAGCAGGTTGGTGACGGTGAGAATGATATGGAAGCCCGCGGCAGACAGCCTACTCTGATTTAGTTGATCTTTCGGGGTGGAAACCAACCCCATTGGCCATACACATATTGAAGCGTCGTTTACCTGCTTAGTGAACTCGTTTCAGATTAACCTGAATATTTGTTGGAACactaattttctatttactGCAAACAATTGTCATCAACCGAAGGGGACTTTCCAAGAGCATACATATTTGATTATTGTTTAATAATTAGTATCCATATAGGATTCCTCCCAGTATTAACTAAGCAACAAtgccatcaccaccaaggtCATATCATAAACCTCACtggacgaggaagaccagaACAGCACACCGATTTACGCCTACCAAAACATGCCAAGCTTACTAGCCAcggcttcatcatcttcataaCTCTTGCAGCAAGAGTAGCATTCCTTATACATCAGGTTAACTAACGTACCGAAGACCAGTCTTGGTCATGGATACTACTCACCCCGAATTTCTTGTCATGCTGTAGCCCGAGAGTTAGCGCTATTCCAGAAAGTGTTAAGATGCCGATATGCTTACCCATCCCTCGGGACAATGTGGCTTCTCTGGGAAGCAGACCCTCCAGCAAACATCGGTACTATGGACCTCCACAAGACGCGGTACGGCGTTGGCACCGGTCAGGAGAGCGGTGGTTGCGACAAGGATGGTGGAGAACTTCATTTTGGGGAGTTGATTCGACTCCAGGAAAGGTAACGAAAGGATCTGAtttgttgttgttcaggTTGACGCGATGTGTCTGAAGAATGGTGCAATTTTGAGGGATAATGGCGCTCTATTTATCTTTGTTTATGTGATTCTAGACACTTGTTCTGCCTGGGTTGTTTCGTATGTACATTTCGACATTGTGACGTTCATGATAGATAATGTACGTTTTTGGCAACACCCTCATTCTTGTTAGATAGGATATGGTTCAAGTGTTCCGAGAGTGATTGTGATTGTAAGGCATAGTTTATTCTAGCGGTAGTACTCCAGTAACTCCATGATGTATGCGGGTAATGTATCCATTTAAGGTTATCTCTCAATGTAACCCAACAAGTCTAACcagtcaacaacagcaatCTTGCAGTTAAAGTTTCCGACGATACCGATCTTGAGAGAGTGGTGAGTTTCACTTGTCCAGATCATCGTGCTGTAATAAGTTTTCCGCCGGGTTGTTAGAACCGTCTATTCACTGGCTGACataaagttaatatatagattggCCGAAAACGTCGGTGGCAGCATGAAAAAGCCGATGTAATGACGTCAACCATATGTGCGATACATCTACCGTTTGCAGAATGCGAAGTTTTAGGTATACCAGATTCTGTATCTCGCTTTACGAGTTCTGTGATATTCATTTATATACTCATCTCTAGGATAGTGCTCTTATAAGGTTTGATTGAGTACTAGGGATCAACCACTGGATGAGGATTTAAACTACTCAGTCTGTTCCAAATCGAACATAGCTAGTGATAGCATGAGATATTACTATCGGTAGCAATGTAAAAACAGTCTCGACCTAATGACATGTTTGAGATAGTGGACACCGGCATACACCCGGGCGATCCGGAGCACTCTTCCGGTAGTGGGCTGTACGCCAAGAGCGGGTGCTACCCACGGCCCGATGGGGTTCCCGCTCACGGAAGATTCCGACCCATGCCACATATGACCTATGCAGTAGATCGAAGAATAAATTCTTAGATTCATGCACAAAGATGCTTGCGAAGCTGAACTCAATTCAATTGCACTTGCGTTTCGTGTGAAAAGTTTGTAAGTTTCCTGTGAGTACCTAACAGGTTCAACTACATTGAGTAGTAACACCAATACTTTGCAGGATAACAGTTTGTAAACAGCTTAGAGGAATTCGTCTTTGTTCAAGACCACAGATCTCGAAAGCCAGCGTACCCCTGTACGCATAATAATGGATTATGACAtcgaaaagcagaaagaTAGTGATCCCTCCCCAGGCCTTGGCAGAAGCAACATGCTCGGAACCATTGTAGAGTACGTCCGAAATTGGTGTGACCACTTTTACTATCATATATCAGGTCACCTATCAAGTATATTCTTAGATAGTCAGTTAGAACCGCTAGACCTTCAGAAGATCAactacttttttattattagaagactatattaactattaaatagatagactatggtatatttataatagtttagtagtatattctagaaataCTAGgattttgatttatttatttaactattttttctattatttttattaattttattaattctatttatttttttaattttattttctattatattattttattactatttaagtactttttttatatctattaagctctttattaagtatatcttaactatattattttaattattaattttattatttttattacttttttattatttttattatttttattaataatattattattattctcttatttattagtttattattattaagaCGCTATTTATTAAGCTTATATTTAGTAGAAGTTAACTctatttagttaaattagcttattaaattctattattttattttttattagatttacCGTtagtaaataaatttaattaagatactttttattatattaattatttaatttataaattaaatattaaaaaattatttttttttaatatatatttctatctactaaattaattaatctattggtctattctatataaaaatattaaggagtttttatatttatttaataattttattatttttttattataatactagtaatagattaaagaatatttagtaaatactttattaaaattaaaataatttttagaataagtattaaaattatagtcgcgagttttaaatattttaataattaataaactaagTAGTAATACagctatatagatactagttaaaataagattattttagataaataatctagatttaataataactaCTAGTTAagtagataattaattaaataattaaatagataattaaaaattattttttaataatattattaaatatatattattattatatttttttttattatttaattaattagaatatatttttaattagaatagtattttaatctatattaatttaattttaattaaataataattaaattaatttaatagttttaatattaataattttaataattttaataatatttaaagttattaaattttttattattaaatttaatattatttctatactagtttataactatagaatagttaaatctatttatttttattactaattaattatttaaaataaatataatattaagtattatattagttactagtaatttatagtctattaataaattattaatatataaattttttaatataataaataatatataataatattttaaagtatttaaaaattatttaattattttaactattaatatataaattttttttatttagaataattaaaataattattaagataatagtaaaagattttaattaaactaaagattatttaataattttttatctttattttctaattttttttaattattttttaagttattttataatttatttaataactaatctaattttttttataatctattaaataattataataataatagaaaaattaaaataaaatactagaaaatagataaagTAGAGTATTTTTagctaaatataaaaaaagatattactataatttaaattaataattaaatttattataaaaatataaatatttttttaaattatatatataatatagctatatataagaataaagtattaataaaagttaatttattaatttatttttaaaaagctacTTTATTCTAgtatagttttaaatttattaatagagaataataattaatatatatttctattatatttaaaaatagtatattttttaaatttattaaataatttaaattaaatttaattattatattaaataagtttaataatataatctatatttttattaatatttaaatttaataatctatttaattatttatttaaaaaattatttatttaatataagctattaatattaataatttatttaactagattataataatttagaattattttaatctatatctttagtaatatattttttaattaattaaaaataattgactagattctttttttaattaattagaatagaagttctatatatagtaaaatctaattaatataaatattatttattaaatataaagaaatattatatattataattttatataaaatagtaatattaatattaatttataatagattttttattaaatctttaattttagaaatatttatagagatttttaaaataattaataatatagtttaaatattaactaataatataatagattatagtaaaatctaaactaaaattaagattaataataaaattattattaaatataaaattattaataattatatttctagaattaaaactaattactatattaatattatttatttatttttttataaaatataaatataaattataatattaataataatagattattaaatattaatagaaataatatatagaaaaataattaaaaaaatagtaatattaattattaagattagaataattaataattataaaataaaaatagctattatagtaatatttaatattctattaaaatatatttaataattattaataaagctctattttataaaaattagaattaattttatatattatttaattttaattaaattattaattaaaattaattaaattattttatactataagaattttttaatttatttaataatttaaatatatattatatagattaattatataataattataataactataactatattatttatattatctatttatttaataattaatttaataagctaaataaagtatattatattaattaatttaattaatttattaatagtctatatatttttaatatattaattaaatttatttttttaattaataatatagttttaaatatattagattagattaaagatttattaactatagtagttatttattttaattattataaaaattttatattaaataataaactctattaatatttattatatataactattattaatagaaataaatctattattttatttaaaattgctataattattaagtctaaaatattaaatattaataaattatttattattaaattaaatagatttaataatattttttttttaattagcttttatttataaagagctattatagtagattttagtttaaatattactatattctatagttaagtttattttaatatagattatttatttactattattaatataatttttataaaaactatactagagtttaatatatatactattaactattctattaatattaataatattagattattatatttattaattaaatatataattttttatatctattttctatttttaataaataattaaaattaatatagttttactaagattaaaattagagtatatattattaaagaaattaaatctaatttattaattaatataaatattatagattataaagatattattataaatctaaatagtaattataaaataatttatttttataaaaattttacttttataattaattataaattaaaaattaattatattctctCTATtctagtctatataatttaataaattattatatctataatattatatagaataat
This window of the Aspergillus flavus chromosome 8, complete sequence genome carries:
- a CDS encoding MFS transporter, which translates into the protein MSRYAYPVNAAEAWIRSTKVRVVSALTGLPFRQLALLAICHFAETVVLTSIVPYMPDMLEHAGVPKSDVAKWVGFTTTITATCAGLMGVIWGMASDSMGRKRVILLELNLMLVFVFLFGFSQHLALLVLFRALIGLVSGSVGIMRTMIAELVPEKLLQPYAFSILPTVETIGSGFGPAIGGLLARPAEHYPGIFGRIGLFKMFPFALSSVASSCVVAFAITMASSSLRETQPGRKDSPDDGLMIGKILSSVWALRKRKADIRPEVVDETTALLGDTIEDVEEVLEQRAAELVGRWKSVISPQPILLVLISGVMSMHTVAFDSLFPVLLHLPKQHLKGNPDVHLPFKFSSGLGLETNEMGLFYSIVGVSSMVVQLVIFPWAARKYGILQCLKLACTVFPIMYLVVPFVPLLPQPLSSVAVVAVLVLKMAGAAFVFPCCTILISEVAGAIGMLATVNGIATSIIAFGQALGPGVMGPTFSFGVKLGYTILPWWLLAGFAFLSSLPVAWIKEVDIKLPEEGLLPNEEEQQVGDGENDMEARGRQPTLI